The nucleotide window GTTCATCTGCCGCCACTGCCGGGCGCACCCGGTTTCGACGGGGATCGAACCGCGATCCGCGACCGGCTTTCTCAGGACGCCAACGCGCTCGAAGCGGGCGGCGTCGACGGTATCATGCTCGAGAACTTCGGCGACACACCGTTCTATCCCGACCGCGTACCCCGACACGTCGTCGCCGATATCGCCGCCCTCACCGAGACACTCAGCGACCAGGTGTCGATACCCTTCGGCGTGAACATCCTCCGAAACGACGTCCAGAGCGCGCTCGGTATCGCCGCCGCGACGGGCGGTGCGTTCGTCCGCGTGAACGTTCACACCGGTGCTCGGCTCACCGACCAGGGCATCGTCGAGGGGATGGCCCACGAGACGCTGCGGCTTCGCGACCGACTCGATGCGGACGTGACCGTTCTCGCCGACATCGACGTGAAACACTCCGCACCGCTGGCCGACCGGACGCTCGAAGCGACCGTCGGCGACCTTGTCGAACGCGGCGGTGCCGACGGCGTCGTCGTGAGCGGGACCGGCACCGGCGCGGCCGTCGATACGACCGTGCTCGATCGCGTGGTGGAATGTCGTGACGACCACAGGTTCGACGTTCCGGTCCTGCTCGGAAGCGGTGTCACAGCAGAAACGGCACCCGATCTGCTTTCGATCGCTGACGGCGCGATCGTCGGCACGGCGCTGAAACGCAACGGTGAAACGACCGCTCCGGTCGACGAAGGGGCCGTCGAGCGCCTCGTCGCGTCCGTCCCCTAGTCGTCGGCGAGAAACGCACGGACGCTGACCTCGTCGGGCAGACGGCCACAAGCGCCTTCAGCGGTACAGTTGAGCGCGGCGACGCCCGCGGCAAACCGTCCCGCGTCCGCCGGTGGCGCTCCACCGAGCAGCCAGGCATGAATGAGTCCCGCGGTGAACGCATCGCCCGCACCCGTCGTGTCCTCGATCGGCACCGATAGCGCCGGCACGTCGATCGTCCGCTCGCCGGCGAGGAGCACCGCCCCCTCGTCGCCACGCGTGACGGCTGCACGCGGGACGGAGCGGTGTTCGAGAGCGGCGACGGCATCCGCGACCGCTCCACCGAAATACGAGCGCGCAGCCACCTCGCCGACCACGAACAGATCGGCGACCGAGAGCACTCGATCGATCGTGTCCGGCGTCGTGCCGCGTCCTTCGAGCTCCGAAAGCGGGCCGGCGAGATCGAAGACGAGCCGTGCGATCTCCCCTCGTTCGCGAGCCGCCACGAGTTCGGCGACGACCGCGTCGGGAGCATAGGCACTGGTGAAGACGACGTCCGCGTCGGCGAGATACTCCCGATCGGTGTCGTCGAGACGGAGCCGTGGCACGCTCCGTCCGCCGGCGACGACCATCCGCTCTCCGTCAGGCCCTCGCAGGATCAGCGTGTAGGATGACTCTTCGGTCCCGGAACGCACCCGTGTGACATCGAGCCCGCGCGTTCGCAACGTCGTCTCGACCTCCTCGGTGGCGTCCTCGCCGAGACGGGCAACGATACCGACGTCGTGATCGAGGGCGTCGAGACCGGTCCCGACGTTCGCCGCAACGCCACCGACGGTCGTCGTGTGGTCGTGGACGAACGCCCCACCGTCGGGCTCCGGCAGATTCGATAGCGAATAGACGTGATCGATGAGCGCACTGCCGACCGTGACGACGTCCAGCGAAGCCATCACGTTCACTCGCAACTGCGCCCGCTTGAACGTGTGGCTCCGAGCTTTGAGGGGGTAGATCGTCCGGATGGAACGGTCGGTGAACACAGCCACGGCTGCCTGGCTTTGAGAACACAGTACGTCGGGTCGATCTAGCGGGCGTCAGCTTCGACGGTGAACCCGCGCTCTGCGAGCAGTTCGGGCAGCCGATCGCTGTGATCACCCTGCAGTTCGATGCGCCCCTCATCGACCGTCCCGCCAGTAGCGAGCTGGCTCTTCAGTTCCGACGCGAGTTCCGAAACGTCGTCGTCCGCAAGATCGAGACCGTCGACGATGGTCATGGCCTTGCCGTAGCGCCGCTCGTCGACGCGAATCGAGACCTGCTGTTGTGAGCGTTCGAGATCGTCCTCGATGTCGAGCTCCTCGGGCAAGCCCGTGATTGAACTGAAATCGTTTCCTGACACACCGATGAATAGGGGTTTCCCACGTAAAACACCACTGGCGGTGGATATTTCTCACTCCGAACCCAGTCCGCACGACGAAGCCGTCGGCTTTCAGTCATATTGACCCTTTGGCTGTTGGTCTCTCGCATGCATACGTATCTCGACGGAAACGATCGACGACGCAGACGTCGTCACCCGTCGATCAACCCATGCCACACATCAATCCTACCCACTCTTGTCGAACCGTCCGCCGACGAAGCGGCCTTCGGGGTCGACCGTCTCCTTGATCTCGTGGAGTCGCTCGTAGTGCTCGCCGTAGAGATCACTTGTCGTCGCGGCGTCGGTCTCGCCTTCGAAGTTGGGGATCGGCCCGCCAGCGCCGGCGTCCCGGAGTGCCTCGGCCGTTCCCCGTACCCACTCGATGTTCTCGTGGTTGGTCATCGGATCGTCCCAGTTCGCTTCGATGCTACAGACGAACGCGGCGTCGCGACGACGGAACGCGCTTTCGTCTTTCTCGACACGATTGACCGCACCGCCCATCGGCCACACGATGACACTGAACTCCTCGTTCGGTGCGCTCGCAGCACGACGGCCGAGATTCGTTCGGATCGCCTCGGTCAACTCGTCGACGTAGACGGATTTCCAGTAGTAGCGGCGGCCGTGTGGGAAGCCCGAGTCGGAGTCGGACTGCAGCTCTGTATAGCAAACTGTCCACTCGACGACCGATTCGTGAGCGATCGCATACGATCGTCGGACTGTGCGGTGGCAGACGGTTTCTGCTCCCGTTTCAGTCGTCCAAACTGTCGTTCCAACTCCTGTCTATGAAAGGAAAAATAATGCACAGTTACAGATCGAAGTCAACAGGCTTAACGCCGATACGACCCTTCGGATAGATATGCCATGGTCAAACGACGAGTGGTGGCCGGATCGACTCCGGCTGGACGTCCTCGACGATAACTCTGCGGAGACGAATCCGTACGGCGAGGAGTTCGACTACGCCGAGGAGTTCGAGAAGCTCGACTTCGATGAAGTGAAGTCGGACATCGAGGACGTAATGACGGACTCGCAGGACTGGTGGCCGGCCGACTACGGTCACTACGGGCCGTTTTTCATCCGGATGGCGTGGCACAGCGCCGGGACGTACCGAACCGCCGACGGCCGTGCCGGTGGGGCCGGTGGCCGCCAGCGCCTCCCGCCGGAGAGCAGCTGGCCGGACAACGTGAATCTCGACAAGGCCCGTCGCGTGCTCCAGCCGGTCAAAAAGAAACACGGCAAGAAGCTCTCGTGGGGCGACCTCATCCTGCTCGCGGGGAACGTCGCCCTCGAATCGATGGGCTTCGAGACGTTCGGCTTCGCCGGTGGCCGTGAGGACGCATTCGTCTCCAACGAAGCCGTCGAGTGGGGTCCCGAGACGGAGTGGGAAACGACTTCGCCCGAGCGATTCAACGACGGCGAGGTCGGCGATCTCAAGGACCCGCTCGCGAACACCGTGATGGGCCTCATCTACGTGAACCCCGAGGGCCCGTACGGCGAACCAGACGTCGAGGGATCCGCGGCGAACATCCGCGAGGAGTTCGACCGCATGGCGATGGACGACGAGGAGACCGTCGCGCTCATCGCCGGCGGCCACACCTTCGGGAAGGTCCACGGCGCGGACGACCCCGAAGAGCACGTCGGTCCCGAACCCGAGGCAGCACCGGTCGAGGAGCAGGGTCTCGGCTGGGACCAGGAGTACGGGGACAAGATCGGCGGTCTCGACGCGATCTCGAGCGGTATCGAAGGCCCCTGGAACGCGACGCCGACCATCTGGGATATGAACTATCTCGACAACCTGCTGGACTACGATTGGACCTCCGTCAAGGGGCCCGGCGGTGCCTGGCAGTGGCAGCCGGTCGGCGACGACATCGACGACGCACCCGGTGCGCGGGACGCCTCGGAGACCGAAGAACCGATGATGCTGACGACGGATGTCGCTCTGAAACACGACGACGACTACCGGGAGATCCTCGAAAACTTCCAGGCGAACCCTGAGGAGTTCCAGGACGCGTTCGCGCGGGCGTGGTACAAACTGCTCCATCGCGACATGGGCCCGCCCACGCGGTTCCTCGGCCCGGAGGTCCCCGACGAGACGTTCGTCTGGCAGGATCCCGTTCCGGACGCCGACTACGAACTCGTCGGCGACGAGGAGATCGACGACCTCAAAGAGACAGTTCTGGCTTCGGATCTCTCACGCTCCCAGCTGGTCAAAACCGCATGGGCGTCGGCGTCGACGTACCGCGACAGCGACAAGCGCGGCGGTGCAAACGGCGCACACCTCCGTCTCGAACCCCAGCGGAGCTGGGAAGTCAACGAACCCGAGGAACTGGAGACGGTGCTCGAGACCCTCGACTCCGTCCAGACGGAGTTCAACGACTCCCGCTCCGACGACGTGCGCGTCTCACTGGCCGATCTCATCGTGCTCGGCGGGAACGCGGCGATCGAAGAGGCCGCGTCGGACGCCGGCTACGACGTCGACGTACCGTTCGAGCCCGGTCGCACGGACGCGACCCAGGCTCAGACCGACGTCGAGTCCTTCGAGGTGCTCGAACCGAGGGCCGACGCGTTCCGGAACTACCTCGGCGGCGAGTACGACGACCTCTACGACTCCCCCGAGGAGCGGATGGTCGACAAGGCAGAGCTGCTGAACCTGTCCGTTCCGGAGATGACGGTGCTCCTCGGCGGGATGCGGGCTCTCGGCGTGACCTACCAGGACACCGGTCGCGGCGTCCTCACGGACCAGCCGGGCACGCTGACGAACGACTTCTTCGTGAACCTGCTCGACATGGACTACGAATGGGAGCCGGTCGACGAAGACAACGAGCTCTTCGAGGTCCGCGACCGCGACACCGACGAGGTCGAGTGGGAGGCCACTCGCCTCGACCTGATCTTCGGTTCGAACGCTCGCCTCCGCGCCACCGCGGACGCCTACTTCGCCGACGACGACGAAGAGCAGTTCGTCGAGGACTTCGTGGACGCCTGGAGCCACGTGATGCAGCTCGACCGCTTCGATCTCGAGTAGGTACTCCCGCAGGATTTTCTTCATCTGTTAGCTCTTTTCAGGAAGTTCCCCGAAACGACCAAATCGGTGCCGAACATCCACCGCGATCCGGCCGACGCCGTCGCGAACTCCCGATCGTTTCGATAGAATGACGATAGTCACTTGGTTACTGAGTCGTCGATATAGTGCATGTCGTCATCGTACAGCCACGAATCCACCGAGACCGACCGTTTGCTCGCGCTCAGCGACGGGGTCATCGCCATCGCGATCACCTGCTTCGAGGGACTCCGCTCAGCTCAACCGCGATCCAGGAGCGTCCATCCGAACTACTTGACGACGCCCACCGCACGGACCGGAGCACCATCACCACCGAGCGCCACCGGATACGCACGCAGTTCGAATCGTTCCGGTGTCCGTTCAAGATTGCAGAGGTTTTCGATAATGAGGTTGTCGGCACCCAATAGGGCGCGATGAGCCTGCAGGCCACTCGATTCACCTTCAGCAGTGCTGTCAGTTGACGTCGGGTCCGGACTCAGGGTGTCGACACCGACTGCGTAGCCCCGCTCGGCGCAGGCCGCAGCCCCGCCGGCTGTCAGATATGGATGTTCGAGATATCGATCCGTTCCCCAGTACGAATCCCACCCCGTCCAAAAGACTACCATATCGGCGGCCTCGTCAGGAACGTCCGCTGCCGTGATCGGTTCGCGATCGGCCATGTCCGTGCAATCCACGCGCACTGCATCGAACGTGAACCGATCGAGCGAATAGGTGTCCAGCGTTCGCCCCTCCGCCATGACGTGAGCCGGTGCGTCGATGTGAGTCCCCGTATGGCTCCCCAGCTGTGCGACCCTGACTCGACAGCCATCCCGGGCATGCGTCGCATGTGGCTCAACCGAAACTGACGGATCACCCGGATAGACGGTCATCCCGGCTTCGATTCGGTGACTCATATCGATCTGCATGTCGGTGGTCGTGTCCGGACGGCAAATAGTGGCACGCTCGATCGCTTGCTTCGAACTCGTTCGTAGATGCTACGGTGTTTCCGCGATCACCAGTCGTTGCCGCACTGGATCGATAACGGATGCCTCGGAAACTGCGTGACGTAGAGCGTGGGTCACAGATGTGGCCAGGAAATTGGGATATCATTCGCTCTCAGGTGCAAATTGTGGCTGTTGTCATCAGAAAAACAGGAGGATCGATCACGTTTATGTGAGCGTAGTGCGATGTCCGCACGGAGGATACCATGATAAGCGATACCGAATTGCAAGAAATGTACGGCTGGATGGTGACGGCTCGATACTACGAAGAGCGTCTCCAAGAGGAGTATCTGGAAGGGAAACAACCCGCATTCGATATCTCGGCCGGCCCGATCCCGGGCGAGCTGCATCTCGCTGCTGGGCAGGAAGCTGCCGCTGCCGGCGTCTGCTCCCATCTTGATGATGCCGATACTGTAACCGCTCCGCATCGCCCTCACCACGTGGCTATCGCCAAAGGTGTCGATCTCAAACGAATGACTGCCGAGATCTTCGGCCGCCGTACCGGGTTGTGCAAGGGGAAGGGCGGCCACATGCATCTTTTCGATTCCGCGGTGAACTTTGCGGGTAGTGGCATCATCGCCGAAGGATGCCCGCCGGCAGTCGGGGCGGCACTCGCGGCCAAAAAGCGCGCCGAGGACAGCGTTGCAGTTGCGTATCTCGGTGAAGGCGCGATCAGCCAGGGTGGATTCCTTGAATCACTCAACCTCGCAAGCGT belongs to Halococcus qingdaonensis and includes:
- a CDS encoding BtpA/SgcQ family protein codes for the protein MDVFSTETPIIGMVHLPPLPGAPGFDGDRTAIRDRLSQDANALEAGGVDGIMLENFGDTPFYPDRVPRHVVADIAALTETLSDQVSIPFGVNILRNDVQSALGIAAATGGAFVRVNVHTGARLTDQGIVEGMAHETLRLRDRLDADVTVLADIDVKHSAPLADRTLEATVGDLVERGGADGVVVSGTGTGAAVDTTVLDRVVECRDDHRFDVPVLLGSGVTAETAPDLLSIADGAIVGTALKRNGETTAPVDEGAVERLVASVP
- a CDS encoding carbohydrate kinase family protein, whose product is MASLDVVTVGSALIDHVYSLSNLPEPDGGAFVHDHTTTVGGVAANVGTGLDALDHDVGIVARLGEDATEEVETTLRTRGLDVTRVRSGTEESSYTLILRGPDGERMVVAGGRSVPRLRLDDTDREYLADADVVFTSAYAPDAVVAELVAARERGEIARLVFDLAGPLSELEGRGTTPDTIDRVLSVADLFVVGEVAARSYFGGAVADAVAALEHRSVPRAAVTRGDEGAVLLAGERTIDVPALSVPIEDTTGAGDAFTAGLIHAWLLGGAPPADAGRFAAGVAALNCTAEGACGRLPDEVSVRAFLADD
- the yciH gene encoding stress response translation initiation inhibitor YciH, giving the protein MSGNDFSSITGLPEELDIEDDLERSQQQVSIRVDERRYGKAMTIVDGLDLADDDVSELASELKSQLATGGTVDEGRIELQGDHSDRLPELLAERGFTVEADAR
- the katG gene encoding catalase/peroxidase HPI; protein product: MPWSNDEWWPDRLRLDVLDDNSAETNPYGEEFDYAEEFEKLDFDEVKSDIEDVMTDSQDWWPADYGHYGPFFIRMAWHSAGTYRTADGRAGGAGGRQRLPPESSWPDNVNLDKARRVLQPVKKKHGKKLSWGDLILLAGNVALESMGFETFGFAGGREDAFVSNEAVEWGPETEWETTSPERFNDGEVGDLKDPLANTVMGLIYVNPEGPYGEPDVEGSAANIREEFDRMAMDDEETVALIAGGHTFGKVHGADDPEEHVGPEPEAAPVEEQGLGWDQEYGDKIGGLDAISSGIEGPWNATPTIWDMNYLDNLLDYDWTSVKGPGGAWQWQPVGDDIDDAPGARDASETEEPMMLTTDVALKHDDDYREILENFQANPEEFQDAFARAWYKLLHRDMGPPTRFLGPEVPDETFVWQDPVPDADYELVGDEEIDDLKETVLASDLSRSQLVKTAWASASTYRDSDKRGGANGAHLRLEPQRSWEVNEPEELETVLETLDSVQTEFNDSRSDDVRVSLADLIVLGGNAAIEEAASDAGYDVDVPFEPGRTDATQAQTDVESFEVLEPRADAFRNYLGGEYDDLYDSPEERMVDKAELLNLSVPEMTVLLGGMRALGVTYQDTGRGVLTDQPGTLTNDFFVNLLDMDYEWEPVDEDNELFEVRDRDTDEVEWEATRLDLIFGSNARLRATADAYFADDDEEQFVEDFVDAWSHVMQLDRFDLE
- a CDS encoding cyclase family protein; this encodes MQIDMSHRIEAGMTVYPGDPSVSVEPHATHARDGCRVRVAQLGSHTGTHIDAPAHVMAEGRTLDTYSLDRFTFDAVRVDCTDMADREPITAADVPDEAADMVVFWTGWDSYWGTDRYLEHPYLTAGGAAACAERGYAVGVDTLSPDPTSTDSTAEGESSGLQAHRALLGADNLIIENLCNLERTPERFELRAYPVALGGDGAPVRAVGVVK